The following are from one region of the Gossypium hirsutum isolate 1008001.06 chromosome D03, Gossypium_hirsutum_v2.1, whole genome shotgun sequence genome:
- the LOC107950902 gene encoding uncharacterized protein, protein MKSMAVILIILSIVLVSFHGGESITKVCEEDNPSPPLSRSLCNQPECEHHCALRHPKTKAWGKCKFNDDRFVCDCCYLCDHHSLEAPSYNARKLSYAPSY, encoded by the exons ATGAAGTCCATGGCAGTAATTTTGATAATCCTCTCCATTGTTCTCGTCTCTTTCCATGgag GTGAAAGTATAACAAAGGTATGCGAGGAAGACAATCCTTCACCACCATTGTCACGTTCTCTTTGCAATCAACCAGAATGTGAGCATCATTGTGCCTTAAGACATCCAAAAACAAAGGCTTGGGGCAAGTGCAAATTCAACGATGATCGCTTTGTTTGCGATTGTTGTTATCTTTGTGATCATCACAGTCTTGAGGCTCCATCTTATAATGCTCGCAAACTCTCCTATGCTCCTTCATATTAG